In a single window of the Diospyros lotus cultivar Yz01 chromosome 10, ASM1463336v1, whole genome shotgun sequence genome:
- the LOC127812067 gene encoding uncharacterized protein LOC127812067 → MKIQPLDSEALQEPILNDSAKPVIKSRLKRLFDWQLPSVLRISSTEKPPAAGEPPYGKDGGAAEFEPSSVCLDKMVQNFFEETNEKQLAPKCGRNRCNCFNGNNNDSSDEEFDISGVFGDSIPTASFGDSLDMLKSLIPCPTVAERNLLADTSKIVEKHKTCKRKDDLRKIVTDSLMLLGYDASICKSRWEKSPSFPAGDYEYIDVIVETERVLIDIDFRSEFEIARSTGSYKTILQSLPHVFVGKADRLQQIVAIASEAARQSLKKKGMHIPPWRKAEYMKSKWLSPHTRTTAPPANDAVKTVHSPAANPPSEATTESESGELELIFGENTEEIAAGQTEPPSPAANPREDSPVMACAWQPPAIKPKSYERAARTVTGLASLLREKP, encoded by the exons ATGAAGATTCAACCTCTCGATTCTGAAGCGCTGCAAGAGCCGATTCTGAACGACTCCGCCAAACCTGTGATAAAATCGCGCCTCAAGAGGCTCTTCGATTGGCAGTTACCCAGTGTTCTGCGGATTTCGTCCACGGAGAAGCCGCCTGCGGCCGGCGAGCCCCCGTACGGAAAGGATGGAGGAGCGGCCGAGTTCGAGCCGAGTTCTGTGTGTCTGGATAAAATGGTGCAGAATTTCTTCGAGGAGACAAACGAGAAACAATTGGCTCCCAAATGTGGCCGCAATCGCTGCAATTGCTTCAACGGCAACAACAACGATAGCTCCGACGAGGAATTTGACATCTCTGGCGTTTTCGGTGACTCCATCCCAACCGCTTCTTTTGGTGATTCTCTCGATATGCTCAAG AGTTTGATTCCTTGCCCGACCGTCGCCGAGAGAAATCTCTTGGCCGACACTTCGAAGATCGTGGAAAAGCATAAAACCTGCAAGCGGAAGGATGATCTGAGAAAAATCGTCACGGACAGCCTAATGCTTCTCGGTTACGATGCTTCAATCTGCAAATCGCGTTGGGAAAAATCCCCCTCGTTCCCAGCGG GGGACTACGAGTACATAGATGTGATTGTGGAAACGGAGAGAGTGTTGATAGACATCGATTTCAGATCGGAGTTCGAGATAGCTCGATCAACTGGGAGCTACAAAACGATCCTCCAATCTCTGCCGCACGTTTTCGTCGGCAAAGCTGATCGTCTCCAGCAAATCGTCGCGATCGCATCGGAGGCCGCCAGACAGAGCCTGAAGAAGAAAGGGATGCACATCCCTCCGTGGCGCAAGGCCGAGTACATGAAATCCAAATGGCTTTCGCCTCACACCAGAACCACCGCTCCTCCGGCGAACGACGCCGTCAAGACGGTTCACTCCCCGGCCGCGAACCCGCCGTCCGAGGCAACAACGGAGAGCGAGTCCGGTGAGTTAGAGCTGATCTTCGGCGAGAACACTGAGGAAATCGCTGCAGGCCAAACCGAGCCGCCGTCCCCAGCCGCCAATCCTCGAGAGGATTCGCCGGTTATGGCGTGCGCATGGCAGCCGCCGGCCATAAAACCGAAGAGCTACGAGAGAGCGGCCAGGACCGTCACCGGACTAGCGTCTCTCCTCAGGGAGAAACCCTGA
- the LOC127812197 gene encoding GDP-mannose 3,5-epimerase 2-like isoform X1, whose product MASPSSFPAPTIPRYADQHFTGQFQRNPNSSEASLMIPQFRRLSYCSLQGAISTLPCLPQLLQHFLNLIQQLGEATCKDLSKFDYPQRPLTNSYYFRMRSSGGNYGAYTYENLEREPYWPSEKLRISITGAGGFIASHIARRLKSEGHYIIASDWKKNEHMTEDMFCHEFHLVDLRVMDNCLKATDGVDHVFNLAADMGGMGFIQSNHSVIMYNNTMISFNMLEAARVNGVKRFFYASSACIYPEFKQLDTNVSLKESDAWPAEPQDAYGLEKLATEELCKHYTKDFGIECRIGRFHNIYGPFGTWKGGREKAPAAFCRKAITSADRFEMWGDGLQTRSFTFIDECVEGVLRLTKSDFREPVNIGSDEMVSMNEMAEIILSFEDKKLPIHHIPGPEGVRGRNSDNTLIKEKLGWAPTMKLKDGLKITYFWIKEQIEKEKTQGSDVSIYGSSKVVGTQAPVQLGSLRAADGKE is encoded by the exons ATGGCAAGCCCTTCATCTTTCCCCGCTCCAACAATCCCAAGGTATGCAGATCAACACTTTACTGGCCAATTTCAACGCAACCCCAACTCAAGTGAGGCCTCTCTAATGATCCCTCAATTCCGGCGACTCTCCTATTGTTCGTTACAAGGTGCGATAAGCACCTTGCCCTGTCTTCCCCAACTTCTCCAGCACTTCCTCAATCTCATCCAACAGCTCGGAGAAGCTACGTGCAAAGATCTGTCCAAGTTCGACTACCCACAGCGGCCTCTGACCAATTCTTATTACTTCCG AATGCGAAGCTCTGGTGGTAACTATGGGGCATATACCTATGAGAACCTTGAGAGAGAACCCTACTGGCCATCTGAGAAGCTTCGCATTTCCATAACTGGAGCAGGCGGATTCATTGCCTCGCACATCGCTAGGCGATTGAAGAGTGAGGGGCATTACATCATTGCTTCAGACTGGAAGAAGAATGAACACATGACAGAGGACATGTTCTGTCATGAGTTCCATCTTGTAGATCTCAGGGTAATGGATAACTGTTTGAAAGCCACTGATGGAGTTGATCATGTGTTCAACCTTGCTGCCGATATGGGAGGCATGGGCTTCATTCAGTCCAACCACTCTGTCATTATGTATAACAACACAATGATAAGCTTCAACATGCTTGAGGCTGCAAGGGTCAATGGAGTGAAGAG GTTCTTTTATGCCTCTAGCGCTTGCATTTACCCTGAATTTAAGCAGTTGGACACTAATGTGAGCTTGAAGGAGTCCGATGCTTGGCCTGCTGAG CCACAAGATGCTTATGGGTTAGAGAAGCTGGCAACTGAGGAACTGTGCAAACACTACACCAAGGACTTTGGCATTGAGTGTCGGATTGGACGGTTCCATAACATCTATGGACCCTTTGGAACATGGAAAG GGGGGAGGGAGAAAGCCCCTGCTGCATTCTGTAGGAAGGCTATTACCTCTGCTGATAGATTTGAGATGTGGGGAGACGGGCTACAAACCCGATCATTCACCTTCATTGATGAATGTGTTGAGGGTGTTCTAAG ATTGACAAAGTCAGACTTTAGAGAACCAGTGAATATTGGAAGTGATGAAATGGTTAGCATGAACGAGATGGCTGAGATTATTCTGAGCTTCGAGGACAAGAAGCTGCCTATCCATCACATTCCTGGCCCTGAGGGTGTGCGTGGTCGAAACTCAGACAACACTTTGATAAAGGAGAAGCTGGGTTGGGCCCCTACTATGAAATTAAAG GATGGGCTGAAAATCACATACTTCTGGATCAAGGAAcaaattgaaaaagagaaaactcAGGGCAGTGATGTGTCAATTTATGGCTCATCAAAAGTTGTTGGTACACAAGCTCCAGTTCAGCTGGGCTCTCTTCGAGCTGCTGATGGGAAAGAGTGA
- the LOC127812197 gene encoding GDP-mannose 3,5-epimerase 2-like isoform X3, which yields MRSSGGNYGAYTYENLEREPYWPSEKLRISITGAGGFIASHIARRLKSEGHYIIASDWKKNEHMTEDMFCHEFHLVDLRVMDNCLKATDGVDHVFNLAADMGGMGFIQSNHSVIMYNNTMISFNMLEAARVNGVKRFFYASSACIYPEFKQLDTNVSLKESDAWPAEPQDAYGLEKLATEELCKHYTKDFGIECRIGRFHNIYGPFGTWKGGREKAPAAFCRKAITSADRFEMWGDGLQTRSFTFIDECVEGVLRLTKSDFREPVNIGSDEMVSMNEMAEIILSFEDKKLPIHHIPGPEGVRGRNSDNTLIKEKLGWAPTMKLKDGLKITYFWIKEQIEKEKTQGSDVSIYGSSKVVGTQAPVQLGSLRAADGKE from the exons ATGCGAAGCTCTGGTGGTAACTATGGGGCATATACCTATGAGAACCTTGAGAGAGAACCCTACTGGCCATCTGAGAAGCTTCGCATTTCCATAACTGGAGCAGGCGGATTCATTGCCTCGCACATCGCTAGGCGATTGAAGAGTGAGGGGCATTACATCATTGCTTCAGACTGGAAGAAGAATGAACACATGACAGAGGACATGTTCTGTCATGAGTTCCATCTTGTAGATCTCAGGGTAATGGATAACTGTTTGAAAGCCACTGATGGAGTTGATCATGTGTTCAACCTTGCTGCCGATATGGGAGGCATGGGCTTCATTCAGTCCAACCACTCTGTCATTATGTATAACAACACAATGATAAGCTTCAACATGCTTGAGGCTGCAAGGGTCAATGGAGTGAAGAG GTTCTTTTATGCCTCTAGCGCTTGCATTTACCCTGAATTTAAGCAGTTGGACACTAATGTGAGCTTGAAGGAGTCCGATGCTTGGCCTGCTGAG CCACAAGATGCTTATGGGTTAGAGAAGCTGGCAACTGAGGAACTGTGCAAACACTACACCAAGGACTTTGGCATTGAGTGTCGGATTGGACGGTTCCATAACATCTATGGACCCTTTGGAACATGGAAAG GGGGGAGGGAGAAAGCCCCTGCTGCATTCTGTAGGAAGGCTATTACCTCTGCTGATAGATTTGAGATGTGGGGAGACGGGCTACAAACCCGATCATTCACCTTCATTGATGAATGTGTTGAGGGTGTTCTAAG ATTGACAAAGTCAGACTTTAGAGAACCAGTGAATATTGGAAGTGATGAAATGGTTAGCATGAACGAGATGGCTGAGATTATTCTGAGCTTCGAGGACAAGAAGCTGCCTATCCATCACATTCCTGGCCCTGAGGGTGTGCGTGGTCGAAACTCAGACAACACTTTGATAAAGGAGAAGCTGGGTTGGGCCCCTACTATGAAATTAAAG GATGGGCTGAAAATCACATACTTCTGGATCAAGGAAcaaattgaaaaagagaaaactcAGGGCAGTGATGTGTCAATTTATGGCTCATCAAAAGTTGTTGGTACACAAGCTCCAGTTCAGCTGGGCTCTCTTCGAGCTGCTGATGGGAAAGAGTGA
- the LOC127812197 gene encoding GDP-mannose 3,5-epimerase 2-like isoform X2 has product MRLSVLVLRLFCVYSHVFFLCMYPIFTLSSSTSGSIEMYISCNSTWPRMRSSGGNYGAYTYENLEREPYWPSEKLRISITGAGGFIASHIARRLKSEGHYIIASDWKKNEHMTEDMFCHEFHLVDLRVMDNCLKATDGVDHVFNLAADMGGMGFIQSNHSVIMYNNTMISFNMLEAARVNGVKRFFYASSACIYPEFKQLDTNVSLKESDAWPAEPQDAYGLEKLATEELCKHYTKDFGIECRIGRFHNIYGPFGTWKGGREKAPAAFCRKAITSADRFEMWGDGLQTRSFTFIDECVEGVLRLTKSDFREPVNIGSDEMVSMNEMAEIILSFEDKKLPIHHIPGPEGVRGRNSDNTLIKEKLGWAPTMKLKDGLKITYFWIKEQIEKEKTQGSDVSIYGSSKVVGTQAPVQLGSLRAADGKE; this is encoded by the exons ATGAGATTAAGTGTTCTGGTTTTAAGGTTGTTCTGTGTATACTCACATGTGTTTTTCTTATGTATGTATCCCATCTTTACTTTATCTTCATCAACTTCTGGGTCAATTGAAATGTACATTTCCTGTAATTCGACATGGCCGAG AATGCGAAGCTCTGGTGGTAACTATGGGGCATATACCTATGAGAACCTTGAGAGAGAACCCTACTGGCCATCTGAGAAGCTTCGCATTTCCATAACTGGAGCAGGCGGATTCATTGCCTCGCACATCGCTAGGCGATTGAAGAGTGAGGGGCATTACATCATTGCTTCAGACTGGAAGAAGAATGAACACATGACAGAGGACATGTTCTGTCATGAGTTCCATCTTGTAGATCTCAGGGTAATGGATAACTGTTTGAAAGCCACTGATGGAGTTGATCATGTGTTCAACCTTGCTGCCGATATGGGAGGCATGGGCTTCATTCAGTCCAACCACTCTGTCATTATGTATAACAACACAATGATAAGCTTCAACATGCTTGAGGCTGCAAGGGTCAATGGAGTGAAGAG GTTCTTTTATGCCTCTAGCGCTTGCATTTACCCTGAATTTAAGCAGTTGGACACTAATGTGAGCTTGAAGGAGTCCGATGCTTGGCCTGCTGAG CCACAAGATGCTTATGGGTTAGAGAAGCTGGCAACTGAGGAACTGTGCAAACACTACACCAAGGACTTTGGCATTGAGTGTCGGATTGGACGGTTCCATAACATCTATGGACCCTTTGGAACATGGAAAG GGGGGAGGGAGAAAGCCCCTGCTGCATTCTGTAGGAAGGCTATTACCTCTGCTGATAGATTTGAGATGTGGGGAGACGGGCTACAAACCCGATCATTCACCTTCATTGATGAATGTGTTGAGGGTGTTCTAAG ATTGACAAAGTCAGACTTTAGAGAACCAGTGAATATTGGAAGTGATGAAATGGTTAGCATGAACGAGATGGCTGAGATTATTCTGAGCTTCGAGGACAAGAAGCTGCCTATCCATCACATTCCTGGCCCTGAGGGTGTGCGTGGTCGAAACTCAGACAACACTTTGATAAAGGAGAAGCTGGGTTGGGCCCCTACTATGAAATTAAAG GATGGGCTGAAAATCACATACTTCTGGATCAAGGAAcaaattgaaaaagagaaaactcAGGGCAGTGATGTGTCAATTTATGGCTCATCAAAAGTTGTTGGTACACAAGCTCCAGTTCAGCTGGGCTCTCTTCGAGCTGCTGATGGGAAAGAGTGA